One Primulina eburnea isolate SZY01 chromosome 4, ASM2296580v1, whole genome shotgun sequence genomic window, TTACTTTTGGATTAGAAAACTAGGAGGACGTGCCAAAAGAACTTCGTTCGAACAAGGTTGCGGTAGAGCTTCGACTAAGTTGCTGCAAATgctaaattttgaattcttgAAGTTATGGGGAGGGAGTTTGCTTCTTATATAGGCTTGAATAATCAACTATAAAGGTAAGCATGTATCACTCCAACAATGTCGCTGATTGCTTAATCAAAGTGATGATTGCACCTTTTTCTCCCGAATGAATGTTGCCTCTTCTTGATTCAAGATACACACCCGAGATTCATGCTGAATGGAGAGTGATTTATGTTTTCTTAAGTTGTAAATGGAGAGTCCAAAATTGGTGCACTTCAATTTCTCCTCTCATAATGCATGGTCTTCACAATACTGGGCAACATCCAAACATGAATATAAACTCGAAATAGTTTTCGTATCAAGAATGAACCTCAAATTTTAAGTTCCTTTTCTCTTTCTTTTGGAGGAGTGATGGGAAATGTTGTACTGCAAATCTTCAAGAAATACAAAATATGCACAAAACTTACAGGATaaaaattaagataaaactTCATGAATGTAAACATCTGGATAAGATATTCAACTTGTGACTGTTCCACCATGTTGCATCTGTTTCCTCCTTTCTTGCCCAGCCTTTTCAGTTAGTCTTTTACCTTATTCTGCAGTGATCATTGTTGAGGTATAGAGCACAATTCTGTTTCGGTGTTAACTGCTTGAAATGTCACCTTCAGGACTTGATGCCTTCCAGGCTGAGAAAGTTATGGAAACACTCCGAAAACTTGCGCAGGATGGGCATACTGTCATTTGTTCCATTCACCAGCCTAGAGGTTCAGTATATGCAAAATTTGACGACATTGTGTTACTAACTGAAGGTTCACTTGTTTATGCTGGTCCTGCACATGATGAATCACTCAGTTATTTCTCAAAATTTGGGTAAGCCATCTGATACCTTCCAACTGTTTGACTTTGAAATTGTTAGTGTCTGCATGCCAGACATTCGGCAGCCTATCTTTGTGTGTTGCTCCAAAATGATGTCAAAAGGATGTTTATATGACTCTCGTGATTATATTTTTACGCAAACTTTTGACTCTCTTTTGGCTCTCTTGCTATTGGGATTTCCTgtcatattaaatttttatgtgaACTTTTAAGATGGCCTACTGGATTCATAATGTAGGAAttgtttaaattaaatgaatCACGTGAAGGCATCATTTCTCCTATGGGATTCTCAATTTCTTTTTTTAACCAGATATGGAGGAATGTTTGCAGTTTAATTTTTGTCTATTATCATCGAAATTCGCTGATGAACTGATGCTTGTTGCTcattaaatgtttatgttttaaacTCATTCTCACTGTAGAACCAATAAATTGTTGATTTAAGCATTCATTTGGCTCATAGTACAGGATGACATGAGAAGACAGAATGATTTCTTACCATATGCTAAAATGTTATGTCTGGATCTTCGAGAAATCTCGTTATATGCATCTACACGTTTTGGAAAGTGATTATTTTCGAGGATTGTCATATTTTTTCATGCATGGATACAGTCCTGCTCTAGAATTTATCGCAAGATGTCAACAACCGAAGCACCTGTTAAACAATTATTTCTGAAGACAAAATATTGATATGTTTCAGCATACCAAAACACCATCATTTCGTTTACATCAGGGTGGTTTGTGGATGATCTGTATGTTGTCAAGTATGCTGTTTGCTTTATGATTAAGTGATACTGCATGCCGCTAATTTATTGATCCGTGAATTGGTAAATAAAATTCAGGTATATTTGTCCAGATCATGTGAACCCGGCAGAATTTTTGGCTGATCTAATTTCAGTGGACTATAGCTCCGCTGAGAGTGTGTATGCTTCTCAGAAAAGAATAGATGGTCTAGTCGAGTCATTTGCGGAACTGACATCATCAACTCTCTATGCAACTCCTCTTACCTGGCCAGATCCTAAGAACTTAAAGCAGAGGGGAAAAATTGTTACCAATAAAAGTAAAGGTGGTTGGTGGAGGCAGTTTAGGTTACTACTTAAACGGGCATGGCTGCAGGTATATGGTATTGCCTTGCTGCTTAAAATTGtagtttaaaataatcatgtatTTTTAGAGTCCATTTGATAACTGTGGTGTTATGTTTTGTACAACTAATCGGTTGTGGGGTGAACAAGAGATTAATTTCCAATAAACTTGTATTGAAAATTTCATCACTTCAGAAGCTGGGTGTTGCAATCCATGAACTTGTACGCTCCACTCCATTTCTTTGTTGCACACTCCACCTAGCTTGTGTGTGATAGTTGGTTTTTCCCCTTAATATTTTTCTTGAATGAGAAGGTTGTTGAGTTATGGTCTTCAAATTTCCCTCGCttgcaaataaaaatttagaaatgatCAAAGATTCTCATCTTCCGAGCCTTGGAGTTTATTCTCAATTGATGATTTACAGATTTAGCATATTCAATAACTCGTTATGTACTTGAGATGATTTTTCTCTTTGACCAACTGATTACAACCGTCAATGGACAAACAGGCTTGTCGTGATGGCCCAACAAACAAAATTCGTGCAAGGATGTCCATTGCTTCTGCTATTATATTTGGCTCTGTCTTCTGGAGGATGGGAAGGTCGCAGACATCaatacaagatagaatgggatTGCTTCAGGTTTGCTGCTACTTTGACCTGTTGGAGATCCAGTCATCTTTCTTTTCAGAAATGTTGCGACGATTAACATTTTATTTGAATACGTTTTCACCGTCATTAGAGAAATAAGTTTCACCGTCATTAGAGAAATAAGTCTACCTATTGATACCTTGGTCTTTATGGTTATGCTCAAGCATAAAatctttcataaaatatttactATATTTTCTTAAATCTTGCTATCGGTACCCTCTTACTAAATCTCTGCTTTACTATTTTGATTGTACTTGCATTGTTgtgttgtattttttttatagatcgTTAAAATAGAAGCTATACAAGTTTGCCATGATAAAGAATGCTTGATTTGTTTGATGTGTCTCTCACGTTTTGCCTTCTCTCTGTCACTGTCTTGTTCAGGTTACTGCTATAAACACTGCAATGGCTGCACTCACAAAGACTGTGGGTGTCTTTCCTAAGGAACGTGCAATAGTTGAGAGAGAGAGAGCCAAAGGGTCGTATTTACTTGGTCCATATTTACTCTCAAAATTGTTGGCTGAGATTCCTGTTGGAGCTGCATTCCCCTTACTTTTTGGTACCATTTTGTACCCCATGACTCGCCTTCATCCTGCAATGTCAAGGTGGGTATTTGGTATTTGTAAAAACAGCGCATTAGTTCATTTGGCAACAAAATTGAGGCATGAAGTCTATTTAATATCATATCTCTATCCTAATATAAAATGACCACACATTTAGGTAATGAATGGTTGAAAATTCGTGAGCATATTAGTAATATGCTGGTAAAGATCCGACACCTCTCAAAGCTTTTTAACCTGATtttattgattggaagaaacgAAGCCCAATGTGTTTGAAACTCAATGTGTTAGCTCACCTGATACATCCGCTTGGTTTCTTGATCATCGAAGGAGATAAACAATGAGATTGCAGTTATAGTTGTTTATGTAGTTGACATTCACAAAAAAAAAGCACCATTACATTGTTAATTTTAAGTAAGAAGAGTCAAATTTTACCTGTCATCTAGTTTCATGGGGATTTATTTACGAGTGCATTGCCTAGCATTGCAGGTAATCAAGCAAGTGCATCACCTTATATATTATGATTTTATCAGCTGATATATGAAAATAATAGGCTATCATtaattcttcttcatgaacattGTGTAATTATCATGTTACCTTTTATTTTCATGACATTAGATTGGAAGTTCACTGCAGAAAGGTTGATCATTCTTTTTTCTATGTGCGATTCGTGTAGGCACTGGTCAAAGATGTCAGTGTTGCTAGAACACAAACAATATTGTTTTGCATTAGATGAATTTTTACTCAACCTAAGCTCGGCTGTGGTATCTTTCTAGGTTAACATTTTTGAAGGAGAGTATTTTACTTGATAACTCAGTTTCCTTGTAGGCGTGATTGTGGACTTAATTCGCCAGATAAGAAAAGTAGGATTTTTATGACCTAAGAAGTATTTCTTTCTAGATTTGGGAAGTTCTGTGGTGTGGTCACCATTGAGTCTTTTGCTGCATCTGCCATGGGGCTAACTGTTGGTGCGATGGTTCCAACCACTGAAGCTGCTTTGGCCTTAGGACCATCGGCTATGACAGTTTTCATCGTTTTTGGAGGCTATTATGTCAATGCAGAAAACGCACCAATCATCTTTCGCTGGATTCCTCGCGTTTCTCTCATCAGATGGTACCTATATTCGTTATTTagtttttcattttattttagctTATGAGGGAAGTTTCCCCCAAACTGAAGCCGACGGTGGTTATTGTGCTTGTTTACACATCCAGGGCATTTCAAGGGCTTTGCATTAACGAATTTAGCGGTCTCCAGTTTGATCATCAGCACTCAATTGACATTCAGTCTGGTGAACAAGTGAGTTTAGATTATGAAAATTTGAGTCTTTTTTTAATTCGGTGAACAATGCTAGATATTAATCTCTTAGAAATTGTTGGTTTCCACCATCGATTTGATTACAATCTATACTGTTCGTGCATGTATTTGTCCATCAATATTTCCATTTGAATCACTGTCTCATTCTTGAGCTTGTACTTTCATTGGTACGTGTAACAATAGCGTGCTGAGTGGACCTGATTTCCTTGTGGTGCTTCACATTCATTTG contains:
- the LOC140829584 gene encoding ABC transporter G family member 7, with the translated sequence MSPSGLDAFQAEKVMETLRKLAQDGHTVICSIHQPRGSVYAKFDDIVLLTEGSLVYAGPAHDESLSYFSKFGYICPDHVNPAEFLADLISVDYSSAESVYASQKRIDGLVESFAELTSSTLYATPLTWPDPKNLKQRGKIVTNKSKGGWWRQFRLLLKRAWLQACRDGPTNKIRARMSIASAIIFGSVFWRMGRSQTSIQDRMGLLQVTAINTAMAALTKTVGVFPKERAIVERERAKGSYLLGPYLLSKLLAEIPVGAAFPLLFGTILYPMTRLHPAMSRFGKFCGVVTIESFAASAMGLTVGAMVPTTEAALALGPSAMTVFIVFGGYYVNAENAPIIFRWIPRVSLIRWAFQGLCINEFSGLQFDHQHSIDIQSGEQALERLSFGGSRIKDTVIAQSRILLFWYYTTYLLLEKNKPKYQRLEPPTLDQIQRPTKLKHPESDSEDSSQPPQSPVFGQGSNMKEMPVQ